From a single Candidatus Bathyarchaeia archaeon genomic region:
- a CDS encoding neutral/alkaline non-lysosomal ceramidase N-terminal domain-containing protein translates to MKIGCASSIITPPVGVHLSGYASRVQPSEGVHDDLMCRALYFEDGNEVFAIIVLDVIGINSELLEHFRNLTSKMLNMDEDRVTIAATHTHAGPELDYELSRYFARIAAGTAYMAGRRAEEAQLYSGIGSVNGITVNRRKPESGLIDPKIHVVSFKHGSAYKALLVNFTCHAVVMGRNNLQISADYPGALNHYVKILTGGFPIFLNGTCGDINPLTYKTDLTRVYDRSIGTFEDVEWMGRTLACEAVKTAEISAPEKPILRVKKSIVKARIWKPLTIEDARRELEALERSKESSSAYQRYMVEAKIRVLERFKDIEYLDLPITVLALSDSTAIVMLPSEVLVEIGLKIKEGSPFKNTLVAGYCNGYFGYIPTERDYEEGGYEATFPICIVEKGTGERLIDESLRLLSDVQSK, encoded by the coding sequence ATGAAGATTGGATGCGCATCATCTATTATTACTCCCCCAGTTGGCGTTCACCTCTCAGGTTACGCATCTAGAGTTCAGCCGTCTGAAGGTGTTCACGATGATCTCATGTGCCGCGCTCTATATTTTGAAGATGGGAATGAAGTTTTCGCAATAATTGTCTTAGACGTTATTGGAATAAATTCTGAACTCTTAGAACATTTTCGGAACCTAACATCTAAAATGTTAAACATGGATGAGGATAGAGTTACGATAGCTGCCACTCATACTCACGCTGGCCCGGAGCTCGATTACGAGCTTAGCAGATACTTCGCTAGAATAGCTGCTGGAACTGCTTATATGGCTGGCAGAAGAGCCGAAGAAGCTCAACTCTACTCTGGTATAGGCTCAGTAAACGGCATTACCGTAAACAGGAGAAAACCGGAGTCTGGCTTAATAGACCCTAAAATTCACGTGGTTTCCTTCAAACACGGCTCAGCCTATAAAGCATTGCTAGTCAACTTTACGTGCCACGCCGTTGTTATGGGACGTAATAATCTTCAGATAAGTGCCGACTACCCCGGCGCCTTAAACCACTACGTGAAAATTCTCACAGGAGGCTTCCCCATATTCCTAAACGGCACATGTGGTGACATAAATCCGCTCACATATAAGACGGATTTAACGAGGGTGTATGATAGGAGCATTGGGACTTTTGAAGACGTGGAGTGGATGGGGCGCACCCTTGCGTGTGAAGCCGTTAAGACCGCTGAGATATCCGCGCCTGAGAAACCCATCTTGAGAGTGAAGAAATCTATTGTTAAGGCTAGGATTTGGAAACCTTTAACGATTGAGGATGCTAGGCGGGAGCTTGAGGCTCTAGAGAGATCTAAAGAATCTTCAAGCGCATATCAGCGTTACATGGTTGAGGCTAAAATTCGCGTTTTAGAGAGGTTTAAAGATATTGAATACTTAGACCTCCCAATAACTGTTCTAGCGTTATCTGACAGCACAGCCATCGTGATGCTTCCAAGCGAAGTACTCGTAGAAATAGGGTTGAAGATAAAAGAGGGTTCTCCCTTCAAAAATACGCTCGTAGCCGGATACTGTAACGGCTACTTTGGCTACATCCCAACTGAGAGAGACTATGAAGAGGGCGGATACGAGGCAACTTTTCCAATATGTATAGTTGAAAAGGGCACCGGAGAGAGGCTTATAGATGAATCATTAAGACTTTTATCTGATGTTCAATCAAAATAA
- a CDS encoding C-terminal binding protein yields the protein MEEAVLSRVGAELVRFQCKSEEEVVEYCSDADALLNTYAPITRRVIENLRRVKVIVRYGIGVDNIDLEAATEKGVFVANVIYDVTDIADHAVGLILSLLRKIPLADRSVKDGFWDWRVTRPISRLKGRTVGIIGFGRIGRKVAQRLGGFEVKIVSYDPYVPENLFAEYRVEKVDFETLIRESDIITVHVPLTRETRHMIGEKEFRSMKREAIIINTSRGGVIDEQALYKALKEGRIAGAGLDVLEKEPPEKDNPLLKLDNVIITPHMAWYSNESLDEIRRMAAEEVARVLSGQIPVNLVNKDVLKKLQSEGMSNVGRFIQQPS from the coding sequence ATTGAGGAGGCTGTTCTATCTAGGGTAGGCGCTGAGCTCGTTAGGTTTCAGTGTAAAAGCGAGGAGGAAGTCGTCGAGTATTGTAGCGATGCGGATGCGCTGCTGAACACTTATGCTCCGATCACTAGGAGAGTTATTGAAAATCTTCGGAGGGTTAAGGTGATAGTGCGCTACGGTATTGGGGTCGACAATATAGATCTTGAGGCGGCTACCGAGAAGGGCGTATTTGTCGCCAACGTCATATACGATGTCACCGATATCGCTGATCATGCTGTCGGATTGATTCTCTCGCTTCTGAGGAAAATACCGTTAGCGGATCGAAGCGTTAAAGATGGGTTTTGGGATTGGAGGGTTACGCGTCCAATATCGCGCTTAAAGGGGAGGACTGTTGGCATAATAGGTTTTGGCAGGATTGGGAGAAAGGTGGCCCAGAGATTAGGGGGCTTCGAGGTTAAAATAGTATCCTATGACCCCTATGTTCCAGAAAACTTGTTCGCCGAATATCGGGTTGAAAAAGTTGATTTCGAGACGCTAATTAGGGAGTCAGACATAATTACTGTGCATGTCCCTCTAACGAGAGAGACTAGGCATATGATAGGTGAAAAAGAGTTTAGAAGCATGAAGCGAGAGGCGATCATAATTAACACATCTAGGGGAGGCGTCATCGATGAGCAGGCTCTTTATAAAGCCCTGAAGGAGGGCCGGATAGCTGGCGCTGGGCTGGATGTGCTGGAGAAGGAGCCGCCTGAAAAAGATAATCCGCTTCTTAAGCTAGATAACGTGATAATAACACCGCACATGGCTTGGTACTCAAATGAATCCTTAGATGAAATTCGGAGAATGGCGGCTGAAGAGGTTGCTAGGGTTTTAAGCGGGCAAATACCCGTTAACCTAGTAAACAAAGATGTGCTTAAAAAATTGCAGAGTGAAGGGATGAGTAATGTTGGGCGCTTCATTCAGCAACCATCATAA
- a CDS encoding site-specific DNA-methyltransferase, whose product MFADPPFGIEFKGNLATYNRAPDALSYIEVPREEYPKFIRELVEWCYKALKPNGSMWLLSGWNNLRHVLDAVEDTGFIQLNHIIWKYQFGVFTKKKFVTSHYHLLLLVKNEEEYTFNKPEHYPEDVWIIKRPYHRGEETAGNELPDQLVERCVATSSNPGDLVVDPVLGSGTTMHVCLKLNRRCLGIEINPHLEKRIREKLRAWLEHTSRP is encoded by the coding sequence ATCTTCGCCGACCCGCCGTTTGGTATAGAGTTTAAGGGTAATCTCGCCACATATAATAGGGCTCCTGACGCTCTCTCCTACATCGAGGTTCCTAGAGAGGAGTACCCCAAGTTCATTAGGGAGCTTGTCGAATGGTGTTATAAAGCCCTAAAGCCTAATGGAAGCATGTGGCTCCTCTCAGGCTGGAATAACCTTAGACATGTCTTAGACGCCGTCGAAGATACCGGCTTCATCCAATTAAACCACATTATCTGGAAATATCAGTTCGGCGTATTCACTAAAAAGAAGTTTGTCACATCCCATTACCACCTGCTGCTATTGGTTAAAAACGAAGAAGAGTACACGTTCAATAAGCCTGAACACTATCCGGAAGACGTGTGGATAATTAAGAGACCGTATCACCGCGGCGAAGAGACGGCTGGAAACGAGCTTCCAGATCAACTGGTTGAAAGATGCGTCGCAACATCATCTAATCCAGGCGATTTAGTGGTGGATCCGGTCCTCGGCTCCGGAACAACAATGCATGTATGCCTAAAGCTCAACAGGAGATGCTTAGGGATAGAGATAAACCCGCACCTCGAAAAGAGGATAAGGGAAAAGCTAAGAGCGTGGCTTGAGCATACAAGTCGCCCTTAA
- a CDS encoding transcriptional regulator, which translates to MSKDQAIGVMLLIAGVLGIVIYGWLVFLTEWSMLVLQLTGFIAVATILAIFSWIGYTLATTPPPKPIEEIEKEVEEELKKSEGKDQKGRSYSK; encoded by the coding sequence TTGAGTAAAGATCAAGCGATAGGCGTGATGCTTCTAATAGCTGGAGTTCTAGGCATAGTTATTTACGGCTGGCTTGTCTTCTTAACAGAATGGTCTATGCTCGTCCTTCAATTAACTGGCTTCATAGCCGTAGCCACGATACTGGCAATATTCTCATGGATAGGCTATACTCTCGCAACAACCCCTCCACCCAAACCAATAGAAGAAATAGAAAAAGAAGTCGAAGAAGAACTTAAGAAGTCTGAGGGAAAAGATCAAAAGGGTAGGTCCTACTCTAAGTGA
- a CDS encoding glycosyltransferase family 4 protein, with protein sequence MLIVVSGLFLMLLPSLRFLFSSVLAVAVISLYIVLSKLANALVVHAEVFREWLNEWGIRNVHIIPHGAEISGKYNEIKKEDKNVILCLGTIAPRKGIETLLQAVLLVKEKLKEKNIVTIIAGPTPSVLGDGEYLAKIAQLCSNMRDIVMLRGYLADIEVEKLLKRTLLMCLPYPVSIAASGPLMIAIGRGIPVITSSTPYFIEVLGEDYPLMFKPGDVVSLAKLLEAVLENDLLISRALSRINSINSK encoded by the coding sequence ATGCTCATTGTGGTTTCAGGGCTATTTCTAATGCTGCTCCCTTCTCTCCGGTTTCTCTTTTCAAGCGTCTTGGCTGTGGCCGTAATCAGTTTATATATTGTCTTAAGTAAGCTTGCTAACGCTTTAGTTGTTCATGCCGAAGTTTTCAGAGAATGGTTAAATGAGTGGGGTATCAGAAATGTGCATATAATTCCTCATGGAGCCGAAATAAGCGGAAAATATAATGAAATTAAAAAAGAGGATAAGAATGTTATTTTGTGTCTTGGTACAATTGCTCCTAGAAAAGGCATTGAAACATTACTTCAAGCTGTTTTACTGGTAAAGGAAAAATTAAAAGAAAAAAATATTGTGACTATTATTGCTGGTCCAACGCCGTCTGTTTTAGGCGATGGTGAATACTTGGCTAAAATTGCTCAATTATGTAGCAACATGCGGGATATAGTTATGCTTCGCGGATATTTAGCGGATATAGAGGTGGAGAAACTGCTTAAAAGAACCCTATTAATGTGCCTTCCATATCCTGTTTCTATTGCTGCCTCAGGACCACTTATGATAGCTATTGGAAGGGGGATTCCTGTAATCACTAGCTCCACACCCTATTTTATTGAGGTTCTAGGTGAAGATTATCCGTTAATGTTTAAACCGGGCGATGTAGTCTCGCTCGCAAAATTACTTGAAGCTGTTCTTGAAAACGATCTCTTGATCTCAAGAGCGCTCTCTAGAATAAATTCCATAAATTCCAAATGA
- a CDS encoding class I SAM-dependent methyltransferase, whose product MRTNKGFMRKILMKRWLTLDFATTIRYTHIIHSILSIKHKQGFSILDVGAGPGFLAEELRMKGFDIVVSDINPQQMKEVKSLLKVESIVLDAAHLCFKDKAFDIVISSDVYEHLDEFIDWYKEHNVKSFSDIRKVKDLLSDSYRYEVKPYQGILALSLYAMLIKLKLPSAFKFLFNSLFYLVFLYLDKLPPFYSFLFTVNLE is encoded by the coding sequence ATGAGAACTAACAAGGGATTTATGCGTAAAATCTTAATGAAAAGGTGGTTAACTCTAGATTTTGCTACAACGATTAGGTACACCCATATTATCCACTCTATTTTAAGTATTAAGCATAAGCAGGGTTTCTCCATCTTAGATGTTGGTGCTGGCCCAGGATTTTTGGCGGAGGAATTAAGAATGAAAGGGTTTGATATTGTTGTTTCAGATATAAATCCTCAGCAAATGAAAGAGGTAAAGTCTCTACTAAAAGTTGAGTCGATAGTTCTTGATGCAGCACATTTATGTTTTAAGGATAAAGCCTTTGACATAGTTATATCATCAGATGTCTACGAACATTTAGATGAATTTATAGATTGGTATAAGGAACATAATGTGAAATCATTTTCAGATATACGAAAGGTTAAAGATTTGCTTAGTGATAGTTATCGTTATGAAGTCAAACCTTACCAAGGCATTTTAGCTTTATCTCTTTATGCCATGCTTATTAAACTCAAATTACCCTCTGCTTTTAAATTTTTATTTAACAGTCTTTTTTATCTAGTATTTCTCTATCTGGACAAACTACCTCCATTTTACTCCTTTTTATTTACTGTGAATCTGGAATAA
- a CDS encoding NAD(P)-binding protein — translation MLDVVVLGGGLAGVLYGLEFKVTHPAVNIAILERQEITGGLLRSETIRDHVFDVGGSHIIFSRNRVVLDRMLEILNSSTYELLRKSFVMISHNLIPYPLENNLNMLPQEDRIDALISFLEAWDARRDRIPKNLSEWIYSFFGKWIAERYLVPYNLKIWKRPLEEIDVDWVYTLGRLPIPDWRDVVRSAMGQPTRL, via the coding sequence ATGTTAGATGTAGTAGTTTTAGGTGGCGGATTAGCTGGTGTTCTTTATGGCTTAGAATTTAAAGTAACACATCCTGCTGTGAACATTGCAATACTAGAGAGACAGGAGATTACCGGCGGTCTGTTGAGAAGCGAGACAATAAGAGACCATGTATTTGATGTTGGTGGGAGCCATATAATCTTCTCAAGAAATAGGGTAGTTTTAGATAGAATGCTTGAGATCCTCAATAGTAGTACTTATGAATTGTTGAGAAAATCCTTCGTAATGATTTCTCATAATCTTATTCCTTATCCTCTTGAAAATAATTTAAATATGCTTCCCCAGGAGGATCGAATTGATGCATTAATATCGTTTCTTGAAGCATGGGATGCAAGAAGGGATCGTATTCCGAAGAATCTAAGTGAGTGGATTTATAGTTTCTTCGGTAAGTGGATTGCTGAAAGATATCTTGTTCCCTACAATTTAAAGATTTGGAAGAGGCCGCTAGAAGAAATTGATGTCGACTGGGTGTATACGCTGGGTAGATTGCCCATCCCTGACTGGAGAGATGTCGTCAGATCAGCTATGGGTCAACCTACTAGGCTATAA
- a CDS encoding glucose-1-phosphate thymidylyltransferase: MSSDQLWVNLLGYKEQFKFYYPRLRPLTFTGPKQLVPVANKPISQYVLEDLVSAGVKDIAIVLGETYPELVKEHYGDGSKFGAKITYIYQGKPLGIAHAVALCREFAGEDKFIVYLGDNLLQHGIKPYLEKFLSGELDAMVLLKEVRDPMSFGVAKFDERGNLIGLVEKPKKPPSNYALVGVYFLTPVFFEVAKDLKPSWRGELEITDALQMMIDRKLKVSYEVVRGWWIDTGKKDDILEANALILDERIERDIQGEIINSRIEGRVNIEKGAKIVNSVVRGPTIIGENSKVEGSFIGPYTSIGKNAHIKDSSIEYSVILDGAEITGVERLEESLIGRNTKIKRGEGRKIIKLHVGDYSEINL, encoded by the coding sequence ATGTCGTCAGATCAGCTATGGGTCAACCTACTAGGCTATAAAGAGCAGTTTAAATTCTACTATCCCAGGCTTAGACCCCTAACTTTTACTGGTCCTAAGCAGCTTGTTCCAGTTGCGAATAAGCCTATCTCGCAGTATGTTCTTGAGGATCTTGTTTCAGCCGGCGTCAAGGATATAGCGATAGTTTTAGGCGAGACCTACCCAGAGCTTGTTAAGGAGCATTATGGTGACGGCTCAAAATTTGGGGCTAAGATAACATATATTTATCAGGGTAAGCCCCTTGGAATAGCCCATGCTGTCGCACTGTGCAGGGAGTTTGCGGGAGAGGACAAATTCATCGTTTATTTGGGCGATAACCTCCTGCAGCATGGGATAAAACCCTACCTAGAGAAGTTTTTGAGTGGAGAGTTAGATGCGATGGTTCTACTGAAGGAGGTGAGGGATCCGATGAGCTTCGGAGTAGCTAAGTTTGACGAGAGGGGTAACCTCATAGGTTTGGTTGAGAAGCCGAAGAAACCCCCAAGCAACTATGCACTTGTAGGAGTATACTTCCTGACACCAGTTTTCTTCGAGGTTGCTAAGGATCTTAAGCCCAGCTGGCGTGGGGAACTAGAGATAACGGATGCATTACAAATGATGATCGACCGTAAGCTTAAGGTGTCATATGAGGTTGTAAGAGGCTGGTGGATTGATACGGGTAAAAAGGACGATATACTTGAAGCAAACGCACTAATACTGGACGAGAGAATAGAGAGAGACATTCAGGGAGAAATAATAAACTCTAGAATCGAGGGCAGAGTAAACATTGAAAAGGGTGCGAAAATAGTTAACAGCGTAGTTAGGGGGCCAACCATAATAGGAGAGAACAGCAAAGTGGAAGGTAGCTTCATAGGCCCCTACACAAGCATAGGTAAAAACGCGCATATTAAAGACAGCTCCATAGAGTACAGCGTAATATTAGACGGTGCCGAGATAACAGGAGTAGAGAGGCTTGAAGAAAGCCTAATAGGAAGAAATACGAAAATCAAAAGAGGTGAAGGGAGAAAAATAATAAAACTTCACGTAGGAGACTACTCAGAAATAAACCTCTAG
- a CDS encoding ATP-binding protein has protein sequence MLFDSRPKERLEELFDSEKELKLLERAVSTPITLLLGVRRVGKTSLLKAFLNSLRVPYVYLDLRVLEKSGYSRAQLYQALSNSISSCTFRWKKMLEFFKGIKGASISGFKIELDWRERSLTLISILDRLNNYALETDEGFIVISFDEAQMLRFLEGGKGRIDFRRMLAYAYDNLRDLRFILTGSEVGLLLSFLRLDDASSPLYGRYVSVIRVERFPRESSIEFLKQGFKEVNLSVSDDILEAIVDKVDGIVGWLTFFGYMCLESESISKEVIGTVTEKALRLVEGELEGLFKRSRQYKHFLKAISMGANSWSNIKRAVEIWIGRSLTNAETTRFLNTLINLGIVEKTNSEYKITDPLINEYCKKI, from the coding sequence ATGCTCTTTGATTCCAGACCAAAGGAGCGGTTGGAGGAGCTTTTCGATAGTGAGAAGGAGTTGAAATTGCTTGAAAGGGCAGTTAGCACACCGATAACTCTGCTTTTAGGTGTTAGACGAGTTGGCAAAACTTCCCTCTTAAAGGCGTTTTTAAACAGCTTAAGAGTACCATACGTGTACTTGGATCTGAGGGTTTTGGAGAAGAGCGGATATAGCCGGGCGCAGCTCTACCAAGCTCTCTCAAACTCCATATCTAGTTGCACCTTCAGGTGGAAAAAGATGCTGGAATTCTTCAAAGGCATAAAGGGTGCGAGTATTTCAGGCTTTAAAATAGAACTCGACTGGAGAGAACGCTCTCTAACCCTAATATCAATTCTAGATAGATTAAATAATTACGCACTGGAAACCGATGAAGGCTTTATTGTCATCTCATTTGATGAGGCGCAAATGCTGAGATTTCTGGAGGGCGGCAAGGGTAGAATTGACTTTAGAAGAATGCTAGCTTATGCTTACGACAATCTAAGAGACTTAAGGTTTATACTCACCGGTTCTGAGGTTGGGTTATTGCTGAGCTTCCTGAGGCTTGACGATGCTTCAAGCCCGCTTTATGGCAGATACGTTAGCGTTATAAGGGTTGAAAGATTCCCCCGCGAATCATCCATTGAATTCTTAAAACAGGGCTTTAAAGAAGTAAATCTAAGTGTGAGCGACGATATACTTGAGGCCATTGTGGATAAGGTTGACGGCATAGTTGGATGGCTAACCTTCTTCGGCTATATGTGTCTCGAATCCGAAAGCATATCTAAAGAAGTAATAGGGACGGTAACTGAGAAGGCATTAAGGCTTGTTGAAGGCGAACTTGAGGGATTATTTAAAAGATCACGCCAATACAAGCATTTTCTGAAAGCCATATCCATGGGGGCAAATTCATGGAGCAACATAAAAAGGGCTGTTGAAATATGGATTGGAAGAAGCCTAACAAACGCGGAGACAACAAGGTTCTTAAACACGCTAATAAATTTAGGCATCGTGGAGAAAACAAACAGCGAATACAAAATAACAGACCCACTAATAAACGAGTACTGCAAGAAAATATAA
- a CDS encoding DUF3782 domain-containing protein, producing the protein MEIGELKSKIFALLREDEEFRYAVAGLLGLDEILRRLDRHETELAKLREDMNKLRADMIEGFKRHDEEITRLREDMIAGFKRHDEEIAKVWGEIVRLREDMVAGFKRHDEELIKLRADMIEGFNLLRRHIDALGARWGIISEKAFREGLRGIIEKELGLRVEKWVKWDGEGYVFGHPCTIDVDVAVHDDRIILIEVKSHVSRADAHAFKRKAEFYEKAEGRRPSRLIIVTPYADEDALETAKQFQIEVYMGV; encoded by the coding sequence ATGGAGATTGGTGAGCTTAAATCTAAAATTTTTGCTTTACTAAGGGAAGATGAGGAGTTCCGCTATGCGGTAGCGGGCTTGCTTGGGCTTGATGAAATACTCCGCAGGCTTGATAGGCATGAGACTGAGCTAGCCAAGCTTAGAGAAGACATGAATAAATTGAGGGCTGATATGATTGAGGGCTTTAAGCGCCATGACGAAGAGATTACAAGATTAAGGGAGGATATGATTGCTGGGTTTAAGAGACACGATGAGGAGATTGCCAAAGTTTGGGGCGAAATCGTTAGGCTCAGAGAAGATATGGTTGCAGGTTTTAAGAGACATGATGAGGAGCTCATTAAGCTTAGGGCTGATATGATTGAGGGCTTCAACCTGCTTAGGAGGCATATTGATGCATTAGGCGCTAGATGGGGCATTATAAGCGAGAAGGCGTTTAGGGAGGGGCTTAGGGGAATAATTGAGAAGGAGCTTGGCTTAAGAGTTGAGAAGTGGGTTAAGTGGGATGGTGAAGGCTACGTTTTCGGGCACCCATGCACAATAGATGTAGATGTAGCGGTACACGACGATAGAATTATTCTCATCGAGGTCAAGTCACATGTTAGCCGAGCGGACGCCCACGCCTTCAAGCGCAAGGCCGAATTCTACGAGAAAGCTGAGGGCAGAAGACCCTCTAGACTGATAATTGTGACGCCATACGCTGACGAGGACGCTTTAGAAACAGCCAAACAATTCCAAATAGAAGTTTACATGGGGGTCTAA
- a CDS encoding UPF0175 family protein, producing MVSARLPKEMVRFIEEIAREERVDKSTILERALEHYLREWRLNKAVELYRDGSVTLSRAAEIAGVSIWEMIDVLAQKKVTLQYSVEDFEEDLKALERR from the coding sequence GTGGTTTCGGCTAGGCTGCCTAAGGAAATGGTGCGTTTCATAGAAGAGATAGCCAGAGAGGAGAGGGTGGATAAGTCGACCATTCTGGAGAGGGCGTTGGAGCATTACCTGCGTGAGTGGAGGCTTAATAAAGCTGTAGAATTGTATAGGGATGGGTCAGTTACGCTCTCAAGGGCTGCCGAGATTGCTGGTGTCTCAATATGGGAGATGATTGATGTATTGGCGCAGAAGAAGGTCACACTCCAGTATAGCGTTGAGGACTTTGAAGAGGATCTGAAGGCGCTTGAGCGAAGATAA
- a CDS encoding DUF3368 domain-containing protein: MSEDKPTYAVSNSTPLIYLAKVGKLEILRSVFEKIFIPKAVFEEAVVRGKALNISDAFIIERAVGAWIVRERVKPEIDAEYRFLDTNIRLGLGEREAIKLCKQLNIKYLIADDGEARRVSKMLNITPIGTCGIIIKAYKRGIMTRDETIQILDELLKAGFRISPELYRRILSELEPRH, encoded by the coding sequence TTGAGCGAAGATAAGCCTACCTACGCAGTCTCAAACTCCACACCACTAATCTACCTGGCGAAGGTCGGCAAGCTCGAAATACTTAGATCTGTCTTTGAGAAAATTTTTATCCCCAAGGCCGTTTTCGAGGAGGCAGTGGTCAGGGGGAAGGCTCTTAACATTAGTGATGCGTTCATTATTGAGCGGGCTGTTGGGGCATGGATTGTTAGGGAGCGGGTGAAGCCTGAGATAGACGCCGAATACCGCTTCCTAGACACGAATATAAGGCTCGGCTTAGGGGAGAGGGAGGCAATTAAGCTGTGCAAGCAGCTAAACATAAAATATCTTATAGCGGATGATGGAGAAGCGAGAAGAGTATCAAAGATGCTCAATATAACGCCGATCGGAACATGCGGCATAATAATCAAAGCCTATAAGCGGGGAATAATGACGAGGGACGAGACAATCCAAATCCTAGACGAGCTCCTAAAAGCCGGGTTCAGAATAAGCCCAGAACTATACCGCAGAATCCTCAGCGAGCTAGAACCACGACACTAA
- a CDS encoding nucleotidyltransferase family protein: protein MRSLEEVKRVLSEHKDELRERFKVKEIGIFGSFVRGEQRKRSDIDILIEFEEPPSLFEFMDLEDYLSKLLGLKVDLVTRDALKPRIGEHILREVVYL from the coding sequence ATGAGGTCTCTTGAAGAGGTAAAAAGGGTCTTATCTGAGCATAAAGATGAATTGAGAGAAAGGTTTAAGGTTAAGGAGATTGGGATCTTTGGCTCTTTTGTTAGGGGTGAGCAGAGGAAGAGGAGCGATATTGATATCCTAATCGAGTTTGAGGAGCCGCCGAGCCTCTTTGAATTCATGGACTTAGAGGATTATTTAAGTAAACTGCTTGGCTTGAAGGTTGACCTTGTTACGAGGGATGCTCTAAAGCCTAGGATTGGAGAACACATTTTAAGAGAAGTTGTCTACCTATGA
- a CDS encoding DUF86 domain-containing protein — MRKRDYRDYLQDILDSIKDIEEFTRNMDFEDFARDKKTINAVIRSIEVIGEAAKHIPKSVRDKYPSIPWKKMAGMRDKLIHEYFGVDVKILWKTIKKDIPPLKPLIENILESLG, encoded by the coding sequence ATGAGGAAAAGGGATTATAGGGATTACCTACAAGACATACTTGACTCAATCAAGGATATCGAGGAATTCACAAGAAACATGGATTTCGAGGATTTTGCAAGAGATAAAAAGACTATAAATGCCGTAATTAGGAGCATTGAGGTTATAGGTGAAGCGGCCAAGCATATACCTAAATCAGTTAGGGACAAGTATCCTTCGATTCCATGGAAGAAGATGGCTGGAATGAGGGACAAATTGATCCACGAATACTTCGGCGTAGACGTCAAAATATTATGGAAAACAATAAAGAAAGATATACCGCCGCTCAAACCACTGATAGAGAACATTCTGGAGAGCTTGGGCTAA